Within the Trichoderma breve strain T069 chromosome 3, whole genome shotgun sequence genome, the region TCATACACGCTGTGATCGACGATTTGAGGATCACGGGGCAGCGCAGGGTCAATCACGACGCCTGCGGCCGGGTTGGACTCGGggtccttgatcttctcgAGCACGTTGATGTCGTGCCGGCTCAGCGATACTGTCGTCATTTTggcggtgttgttgttgtttgtggTAGACAAGTGGAGATGACAATGCAAGTTGATATCAATTATCAAAGGGTACTTGTGAAAGTTTTACAATGATGAGATGGTTTGAGCAACTGTCAAATGGAtatggaagaagcaagaattCATATGGAATCTGGACAGCCTATCCGGTGTCTGAGATTACCTCGAGTAGCCGCGTCAAGTGACTGGCTCTTCCGCTCGACTAAAAGTTTACGACCAGGCCCTTCGGCATAGCGGAGCTTATCAGCATCAAAGTCACACCGCAGCGGAACTTTTCTCCTATCAGACGATCGATCTACTAAGCTCAACCGCCAGATTCAAGAGAGTCTCGGGCGCCCGCATGCGTCATCCCCAGCCAATTCGGTGGCAACGGAACTTAAGCCGGGCTCTGGTGGGGCGGCCATTGTCGGCTCTCCTCGGCTGGCACCGCCAGAGCGGCATCATTCCGCACGGCACTCAGCGTCTCTGTATCCCGGCGCTACGGCCGTCGACGCTGCAAAAAAGGAGCTTCAAGGGCGCATTGGACGATCGCGGCTTGGCCCCCGCATGGCACAGCAGCCAGTGAGAGTGCTTGCTTATGGGAGATTGCAATGGGATCGGAGCTAGCGGAAGGATAAAGGAATAGCCCTACGAACCAACGTAAGCCGCCTCTCAAACCTTGGAGCAAAGGGGCGGAGAGAGAGCCTTGGGCCGCTTGAATCCATGGGTTTGCTCGGCGTGCGGGAGCTTTCCGATGGCTCAGAAGTAACTTTGGAAACAGTCTCGCCAGATTCATATATCAGTGGTGTTGCCCTCTTTGGGCCACACAGATCTGTTATTGGACACTCAACCCGAGCCCTGATATCTGATATATATCAAACAGCCCAGCACACCATTCCAAAAACTTTAAGACCCTCGAGTCTACATCAACAACTCTTACATCTTGAATAAACTGCTTCAAAGCATATACACAAACCGGTTTCCCCCAGTTTCACCCCCAAATACCTTCTGAGTGGCAATGTCCCCTTCTGCTATCAGCAACTCCCCAGAGCAGCGACCTGCAAACAACGGCACCACCCCCGACAACTTCGCTATCCAGCCTCCCGCCGACTTCACCGGCTATGACCACGTAACGTGGTGGGTTGGCAACGCCAAGCAGGCGGCCGCTTATTACACCACCCTCTTTGGGTTTGAGACCACGGCTTATCGTGGACTCGAGACTGGAAGCCGGTATTTTGCTTCTTATGTCGTCTGCAACAATGGCGTCCGCTTCGTCTTCACGTCGCCTCTGCGATCGGAGGCTCACCTCCCTGAAGATGAGACCATCTCTGATTCTGAGCGGAAGCTCCTGAAGGAAATTCACGCTCACCTCGAGAGACACggcgatgccgtcaaggACGTTGCCTTTGAGGTTGACAACGTCGAGGCCGTATACAACAAGGCCGTGGCTGAGGGCGCCATCGCCGTCCAAGGCCCAACCGCCACCAAGGATGACCACGGCTCCGTCACCACCGCCGTCATCTGCACCTATGGCGATACCACCCACACTCTCATCAACCGCCGGGGCTACACTGGACCTTTCCTGCCCGGCTTCCGCGCCGGCAAAGAGCGCACCTCGTCCGTAGCGATGCCCAACGTGCCCCTTGCCCGCATCGACCACTGCGTCGGCAACCAGTCGTGGAACGAAATGGTCTCGGCCTGCGCCTTTTACGAGCAGTGCCTGTCCTTCCACCGCTTCTGGTCCGTCGACGACTCCCAGATCTGCACCGAGTTCTCGGCCCTCAACTCCATCGTCATGGCCTCGCCCAACAACCTCGTCAAGATGCCCATCAACGAGCCCGCCCcgggcaagaagaagtccCAGATCGAGGAGTacgtcatcttcaactccgGCCCGGGCGTCCAGCACATCGCCCTCCTCACCCCGGACATCATCACCTCCGTCTCGGCCCTCCGCGCCCGCGGCGTCGAGTTCATCAACGTGCCCACTACATACTACGACACCATGCGCCAGCGCCTCAAGACGGAGAAGCGCAACTggcagctcaaggaggacCTGGACACCATCCAGCGcctcaacatcctcatcgaCTACGACGAGGCCGGCTACCTCCTGCAGCTCTTCACCAAGCCGCTCATGGACCGCCCTACCGTCTTCATTGAGATTATCCAGCGAAACAACTTTGAGGGCTTCGGCGCCGGAAACTTCAAGAGCTTGTTCGAGGCTATTGAGCGCGAGCAGGCCGAGCGAGGAAACTTGTAATTTTTGTAATACCCACCTAAAAGAAACGGCGTGAAAGAGAAGCCGCCGATCTATGAATTTTTCTACATGTCTTACTACACAGCTTCGGGAGTTTGTTTACTGGGCATCCAAGATGATGCAAATGGGAGCATTCAGGTAGTTTGCAGCCACGATTACGAATCATGCTGAAATGAAATTTGAATATATTTCAAAAAAGCTTACTGGCTTTTCCATCGTGATATCTTGTACatcttcccccttttcatCATGTTTTGAATGACACTACCTTGAGTAGGCAGCTGGAATGGTATCTCCCCATCAGTAGGGTTCCAACCGTAATGCTCCGTAAAATGCTCATATCTAAACGCCctaaacaaaaacaaaagagagagacgatatctttgcaagaaaaaaaaagtaaacaTCCCTCATGGCGCTTCTTgcagtaaaaaaaaaatccagcCTCGTGATGCCACCCACAAGTTCCAAGCACCTATCCGTCTATAGCCATGACTCCGCCATTCGTATACCCATTCCCATTTGCCTCAACAGGCGGCACCCCATCAGGGGCCGGAGCAGCTTGAGATTGACTCTGGCATCCAGGGCAGTTGTGTATCACCATATGAGCAACGACGTCGCAGTCGATGCAGAAATGATTGCTGCACACTTGACACTTGTATCTCCCGCTTTCGCTCACACCCTTTGCAGGCGCTTTTGGTGGCGCTTCGTctttgcccttttctttgtttggcTTGGGAGGTTCGGGGAAGGGACACTGGCAGGAGAAGCAAGCTGTTGATCGCGTGGCTTCGGCCCAAGGGACTTCGACCCAGTTCCGCAAGGGGAAAAGGTGGTGATAAGAACGAGCAAGATGTGTTGATAGAATGAGCGTCAGGCCACAAGCGGGGCACTCCGAAGGCAACCTGCACACCTTGACGCCGCATCGGGTGCAGAGATAACCCTCTCGACAAGGTTTACTGTGGCAAGCGCAGTAGCTTGTAGTCCCACCAGGGGCAAGCGTCCGTGAGGGGAAGCCCATCATCAACAGACTAGATGTGCTTTGTTCCTTGGTCCGATTCACGGGGGGCGTAGTTATCGCCAGAAACAGATCCTTGAAATGTGTTTCATCCATGGCGACATTGTACTGTGAGTCGTCTCCAACATTTGTTCTGGAGCAGAGTTCCGCGCAGATGGCAACCTGAGCGGACAATCCGACCACAGATACCCGTATTCGTTCAGCGATGAGGTTGCTGATTGTGTCGTGAATGTCACCGGGATCGCTCGAGAGCAGGGCGCCGTAGATGATGAGCACCTCTCGTGTGCCGTGGGAAGGAGCGTGGCTATCATCCAACATCAAGTTAGCATATCGAGTATCAAAGTGGCGGGCGAATCAAATCTGAAGTAGAGAGCTGGCAGCACTCACAATAACGCTCCTCGACACATCTCCAACGCATTCTGCAAGCTCGGATTCCCCTGAGGATCCTGCCCTTCCAACTCTCGCAGCCGCTCTAAATGCTCTGCAGGATTCCCTCCCATATCACTGACTCGAACCGCCACGCCATCCCTCATGCCCACAATCGCTAGTTGCGAAATTGGGTTCTGCTCAAAGTACTCCCGCACGAACGCCGCTGCGTAGCTCAGCGTCAGTCGATATCGCGTCGGCAGCAGATCCTTTTCCGCCATGGCGAATGACAtgtccagcaccagcaccagatGCCGTATGATGCCGCGCTGCAGAGGCGTCGTGTCGCGCAGCAGCCGTCGGCGTCGCTCAGCCTCGTAGCCCGCCAGGTTGAgcatgccatcatcttcctcgggGAGATCCGTCTCCCACGTTCGTCTAGACTGCTCCCATGCTTTAGATGCGTTGCCgccgcgcttcttcttggatacTTTCGAGCCCTTGGTGCGAGCCGCGCTCGGGTCGCCGTCCGTCACGGTATGATccatgatgtcgtcgtcggacATGTCGTCGGCGACGAACTCGCCATCGGAGTCAGCCATGGTAAATTGGGTTTTGCAATGAGGCGTAAATGGGAGATATTATGCTTGAATAGTAAAATAAGATTTTgagcaagaaaaataaaagtatgCGTGCAGTTGACAGAAAGGAAAAGGTGAATGACGTGCAGTTGGAGAGTTTAAGTGATGGAAATCGATAAGGCTGCTTTAGCTGGAAACTTATCTCAGCCTCGTTAGTGCTCCTAGTTCTCCACCAAAGCACACCGGCCTATCAGATTCACGCTGTATTTCACACTGAGATAGATGAACGACACAATGTCatacaaaataaaaaaaatcgaCTTTCAATTATTACTCACTCACTCCCCCGGGGTATACTACAAAGTCATATCTAAACCACTGTACAGGCTATCGGGCCTTGAAGCCCGCCTAGCGAGTAACATAGAAACCAGAACATATGTTTTTCTCCCACAATCTTTCTCCAACTCACCAGATGCCTTCCAGCCAAAGTGACACCAGTACGCAAAACATTATTAccaaagaagcccaagccctCTCATGGAGAgctgaacaaagaaaaagcagaTAAACATAAACAACTTTAGCTCCAACATAATGCGGCTGGTCACTCAGTCTCCCCGCCCTCCTCCAACCAAAAAGGAAATTCCATCACTGCTGGCATATTTCAGCCAGTTCCATATGTGCTGCGTGAGCGCGTCGTTCGACTCGTAATCAACTCGTCGGGGGAAACGTATATATATGAAATGCAGAAGTTAACAAAAGAGTGAAGCCGTCAATGCTGCCGCCTGTAAACGCCGAGGTTCGAAACCCGAAATGTTGCAAGATTATCTTAGTTGTATGGTTGAGAGTTGTAGGACTGGGAGTGCGAGTGATTGTTGGAGTTGTAGCCTTGCGAGGCAAAGCCTTGGTTCGAATAGCTCTGGTTGGCGTATCCCGTGTTGGCATAGGCTGCACTGGTAGCAGTATAGCCTGGAGAGGTGTAAGACTCTGTTGCTGGCATGGGCCAGTCGTCCTCGGTGATGCTTGACCAGAAGACCCAGACCATGCCGACGGCCAGAAGCGTGAAGAACGTCTCGAAAAGGGCTCCGTCAATCTTGCCGTTGGTCCCATCGCAAATGTACTTGCTGATGACGTAGTTGAAAACCTGACCGATGGCAAAGAGGAGGGCGGCGGCAGTCAAATAGATCATCGGGCGGAGCTCTCCCAGGATTCGAAGGACCAGAATGGTTTCGAGGACGAAAAATGCAACGAGGAACAGCAGAGGGATAAGCTGGTATAACACATAGAGGGCAATGTTGCGGTTCGGGAGTTGATAGCTACTGTCCCAGAATCCGGTCCAGCTGAATCCCGTGTCGAGAGCAATGTAGCCAGTTCCAACGAGGAGGGCACCGGCAGAGCCAAATAGCAGGGCCAAAGATAACGGGGTGCCGTCATCGAGCAGCTGAAATCCAACAACAGCGTTGAGCATGAGGATCCATGTGGTCGCGATGATGGCGCCAATGTGAATGCCACTAAAAGCCTATATCACGGATGTTAACAGATTATGAACGAGAACCTTGACAGCAGGGGTGACGAAATGGGATGGCTGGTAAACGTACCACTCGTACGGTTTTGCCGAGAGGGATTTCGCCAACTGAAAAAATTTCgcagatgctgatgagaaTATAGCCAAGAAGGAACAGTTGAATTTCGCTGTCACGCCAATGTTAGTTCTGTTATCCGAGGTGTATGCACGGTAGTACATACCGACGGCCCACGGCAGCCTTTTTCCTGTCCGATTTTATGATGAGGAACGATGCCATGGCAATACCGATGCCACATAGGATGATTGATCCAACGTTACCCAAATGCCGGCCGCCGCTCAGCGAGATTCCGGTGAGCGCACATCCTCCCCAGGGGCCGGTTTGGTTCTTGAATTCTTCGGATAGCAACTGTGGTTGACGGCTGGTTAGCTTCCATCCCTGAAATCGATGCTGTCTCTTGTCGTCTCTTTCTGTCCATTCTCATATCCCCAAACAGCACTTACGTTGCAGACCGGCAGGGTCGAATCTTTGCAGAAGTCCTGTTTACACACTTGATCAGCCAGCTACACCAAAAGCGCAGAGATTGGACGACGGCGTACGTTAAAGTTGCCAAAGGCTGTGGACCCCATTGTGACTGCGGATGCTTTGCACTTCGATCAGCACGCGAGCAGCATCCAGCGATGCAATCACAATCGGGGGTGGAGGAATTGGCGGGATGGGCAGCAGGTTAGGAGCGAGATCGATCGTCGGATGCTGCAAGTCGGCGTCTCGTTTGCAGGTGGCGCTAaggcagctgcagaagctggtcGGGAGCGCGTATCGGGGCCGAGATGTAAAAGAAGCTTGAGCCCTTGCTGTTCCCTttaattttcctttttcctccCTTTCGCTTCTGGGGTCCGTTCCGGTCGGATCGAGGGCTGGAGGCCACACGAGGCTGTGAGATTGCTGGTGCTTATATCGACGTGCCTGCGCGCTACTGTTGCGATAGCAATGGGGCGAAGTACTCGACAAGTAGCCCAAAATAAAGAGCGCCGCCGGCGGTGTATGTGTAATACTTGTATGCGCGGTGTCGAGGCCCAACGATGAATGGATCGCGTTCAATGCGTCGCCCCGTCTGTGGCTTTGGTTTGGGCCGTTGTTTGGGCCAGGCCAGACGCTCCAAGCTGGTCAGAGACGAGGCCTTCTCGCTTCAGGGTGGGTTATTCTggctgtggaggaggagagtggGAAGAAAGGATCTCGAGTCCtaagcaaagaagcaagggAGACTCGTTGGCTGTCCAAGGGAAAAACCGGGGGTGTTCGACGCACCTGCAGCAACTGGAAGCTTGGGCCGGGGGACAGCGCCTGGCGATACCCATTGTGTCTGAGGCACGTACCAAGGGAGTCTTACCCAAGGGAGAACCGCCGGCCGTGTACCCAAACAGtacatgatgctgctgtgctgcACTGTTACAGTAATACTTGGACTGCTACGGAGTGCTCCAGCACCTACGAGTACTAAACAAGGACCTTTTGGTGTCGCCAAGGCTCGTTCCATATCAGCAGTGCAGGCTTTTCCCATCGCCAGTGGTTGGGCCGCCGCCGCTAAAACGGACGGCCATGTTGCTCGTCTCTCCCCCTAAGCCCCGTCAAGCCCCCGGGTCCAACGCTGAGTCTAGCGCATGTTACTGAGCCCTAGCACCCAGTCTAGCACGCCCGGCCTCAACTTTTAGGCCAGGTCCAGGTGCTACTGGGCTCAACTTGGCAGCTAAAGCAGGAACGGGCTTGCTGAGTGGGCGAGGTGGGGCCTCGGGTGATCCCACGCTAGCATTAATCGCGTTGTGATTGGTTCGCTAGCTATTTTTGACAAGGGACCACCCTTGTTTAGGAAAGCTGACCATTCTGCTGAGACAAAGAGACGCAAACGGAACAATGAGTGCGACCTTATATCACGTTAGGGGCTGGTGGCCTCGGGATGGAATATTAATGTCTGACTATTACGAGAGTGCAGCGCAtgagtacaggtacctggcatggaatacggagtacagcaGGGCCTACAGTTGGTGCATCAATTACAAATGCCCTCCAGCGCTCTCATGGACCAACTTCATCCAAGATTCCAGTCCACAGCTCCAATATGCAGTAAGACACCTTTAGGATGCGCTATAACGCTCTATAACTCACGTTGTTGCCACTGGCACCAAATACGCGTGCTAACCAAGCGGCTTTCCTCGTATGGCTAAAAAGCGGCAGCCAATCGACATGTGCCTCAGACATCACGTACATTAGCATGGAGTACTACCACTCGTACGAGCCACGATGTAGAGCTACGTGGCGCCGCATATCGACGTGTGGCTCGTAAAGCCTGGTTTTGACGCTCCAGCTGTTGCGTCGCCTTGCTGATACGCATTGCATCGTGCAGCTGATCATCATGCACGTTGGTTTCGtatcttctttccttcttttctttttctattctattctatttttcttttcttttttctctctcttctgcacAAACTCCCACAAACCCCCTTTAGCGAGCCAATGGGAACTTTTGAGCATCCCCTTCCATGCACACTAGTATTACACGAACTCTGCAGAACAAAATCTTTCCATATCAGCATCCCGGCTTACTTCCAACCAAAGTCCTGCTGTAAAGCACAGGGCACGTTCATGCATGTCCAAGTAGCGCCGTGCGTATTTTCGGCTTTGCATTCTCCACAGCAGCTCCGTCGGCCAGACAGAGCGCCGCAAAATCGCTTCTCTGCAGAGCTGCGTCATTGCTAAAAATGGCAATttcatccttcttccagTCATGTGCTGCTGTCATAAAATCGACTCCTACGCTCTATAATTGTTGATAGATTACGAAGGCGAACTGCGTCCAGTTGCGTGCCTCCGATTACCTATGGTGCAAATACTGTGCATACACGATCCACGGCTCAAACTACAACATCCTATGAGGCCCGTCTCCGGCTGATTAGTGTGAATCGTGCGTTACGATTAAATTGCTTCGACAAGCTAAGCGGGTCCCGTCCCGTGGTTGGATGACCttggttttttctttttaaaattGCGCTTTCGCTTCCCTGCCTGATCGATGACCGGCACAGGCGATCGTCGGAACAATCGCCTACTTATGTTGTTTCCGTAGCTCACTGTACGGAGCACCATTCCGTGTTTCTCGCTTTACGGAGCGCTAACTATCCCGATATCCCTAGCGGATGAAGACTGCCTTCTTGGCTGTAAGAATTGCACCGTACTTCCATCGTAATATGCCTGTAAAAGACGACCAGACCAGATCCACAGCGGACATTGCTGTAACAGTGAGAGTATCTCATCATTGACATTGGAGATTGTAAAACCTGTCCAGGCGGCCCAATATCCCGGACCATACGCTCCGTGTAATTGCTGCATTAGTTGAGTTCAATATGAGCGCAAAAAGTAACAGAGCATGATAGCACCCTATCAGCCTCTAAAAAAAGATATGCTTTACAGCAAATGGGCAAAAAATCTCTCCCGCCGGGAATTGAACCCGGGTCTCAAGCGTGACAAGCTTGCATACTGACCA harbors:
- a CDS encoding glyoxalase/Bleomycin resistance protein/Dioxygenase superfamily domain-containing protein, giving the protein MSPSAISNSPEQRPANNGTTPDNFAIQPPADFTGYDHVTWWVGNAKQAAAYYTTLFGFETTAYRGLETGSRYFASYVVCNNGVRFVFTSPLRSEAHLPEDETISDSERKLLKEIHAHLERHGDAVKDVAFEVDNVEAVYNKAVAEGAIAVQGPTATKDDHGSVTTAVICTYGDTTHTLINRRGYTGPFLPGFRAGKERTSSVAMPNVPLARIDHCVGNQSWNEMVSACAFYEQCLSFHRFWSVDDSQICTEFSALNSIVMASPNNLVKMPINEPAPGKKKSQIEEYVIFNSGPGVQHIALLTPDIITSVSALRARGVEFINVPTTYYDTMRQRLKTEKRNWQLKEDLDTIQRLNILIDYDEAGYLLQLFTKPLMDRPTVFIEIIQRNNFEGFGAGNFKSLFEAIEREQAERGNL
- a CDS encoding ssl1-like domain-containing protein — encoded protein: MADSDGEFVADDMSDDDIMDHTVTDGDPSAARTKGSKVSKKKRGGNASKAWEQSRRTWETDLPEEDDGMLNLAGYEAERRRRLLRDTTPLQRGIIRHLVLVLDMSFAMAEKDLLPTRYRLTLSYAAAFVREYFEQNPISQLAIVGMRDGVAVRVSDMGGNPAEHLERLRELEGQDPQGNPSLQNALEMCRGALFHAPSHGTREVLIIYGALLSSDPGDIHDTISNLIAERIRVSVVGLSAQVAICAELCSRTNVGDDSQYNVAMDETHFKDLFLAITTPPVNRTKEQSTSSLLMMGFPSRTLAPGGTTSYCACHSKPCREGYLCTRCGVKVCRLPSECPACGLTLILSTHLARSYHHLFPLRNWVEVPWAEATRSTACFSCQCPFPEPPKPNKEKGKDEAPPKAPAKGVSESGRYKCQVCSNHFCIDCDVVAHMVIHNCPGCQSQSQAAPAPDGVPPVEANGNGYTNGGVMAIDG
- a CDS encoding chitin synthase III catalytic subunit domain-containing protein, which translates into the protein MGSTAFGNFNDFCKDSTLPVCNLLSEEFKNQTGPWGGCALTGISLSGGRHLGNVGSIILCGIGIAMASFLIIKSDRKKAAVGRREIQLFLLGYILISICEIFSVGEIPLGKTVRVAFSGIHIGAIIATTWILMLNAVVGFQLLDDGTPLSLALLFGSAGALLVGTGYIALDTGFSWTGFWDSSYQLPNRNIALYVLYQLIPLLFLVAFFVLETILVLRILGELRPMIYLTAAALLFAIGQVFNYVISKYICDGTNGKIDGALFETFFTLLAVGMVWVFWSSITEDDWPMPATESYTSPGYTATSAAYANTGYANQSYSNQGFASQGYNSNNHSHSQSYNSQPYN